The DNA region TGACCGGGCAGCCCCGCCTCTCGGGCAACCGCACCGTAGGTCGTGACCCGGCCAGCCGGAATCTGGCGTGCGACGGCGTAGAAGTCCTCGTAGGATGACATGAGCACGCACGCTGGGGCCGATCTGTACGGTCCGCAACAGGAGGGGAGGGGAGGAATGGAAGAGCTGAGATACCCCATCGGTCGTTTCGAGTCGCGTCAGCGCCCGCTCACGAGCGAGGAGCGCACGCAGATGATCGACGCCATCGAAGCACATCCCGCGAACATGCGCGCCGCGGTCGCAGGTCTGAGCGATGAACAACTCGGCACACCGTACCGTGATGGTGGTTGGACCGTCCGGCAGGTCGTTCACCATGTCGTCGACTCGCACATCAACTCGTATGTGCGCTTCAAGTTGGCGGTGACGGAAGACAAACCGACCATAGGCACCTACGAGCAGGCCGAGTGGGCCGAGCTACCCGACGCGAGGTACGCTCCGGTCGAGATGTCGCTGGCGATCCTGGAAGCGCTGCACCCGCGGTGGGTCACCATGCTGCGCGCGTTCGACGACGATCACTTCGCGCGTATTCTGCAGCACCCCGAAGTTGGTGATATTTCGGTCGACGTGCTGCTGGAAATCTATGGCTGGCACTGCCCGCACCACGAAGCGCACGTAACGCGTTTGAGGGACCGGATGGGCTGGTAGCGAATCCAACGGTCGCCACTTGACCGTTTGTCGGGCGCGAGTACCCTTCGGCGC from Gemmatimonadota bacterium includes:
- a CDS encoding putative metal-dependent hydrolase, yielding MEELRYPIGRFESRQRPLTSEERTQMIDAIEAHPANMRAAVAGLSDEQLGTPYRDGGWTVRQVVHHVVDSHINSYVRFKLAVTEDKPTIGTYEQAEWAELPDARYAPVEMSLAILEALHPRWVTMLRAFDDDHFARILQHPEVGDISVDVLLEIYGWHCPHHEAHVTRLRDRMGW